From Candidatus Manganitrophus morganii, the proteins below share one genomic window:
- a CDS encoding RidA family protein yields the protein MDYEKKLQALGFTLPSPPKPVATYVPAVRSGNLLFLSGMIPMVEGKMAMVGRLGKELTVEQGQQAARITLLNALAVIKAELGSLDQVQRIVRIGVHVASAEGFTQQPAVANGASDLLVQIFGDAGRHARLALGAAELPLGAPVELEMIVEIR from the coding sequence ATGGATTATGAAAAGAAGCTACAAGCGCTCGGCTTTACCTTACCCTCCCCGCCCAAGCCGGTCGCAACCTATGTCCCGGCGGTTCGAAGCGGAAATCTCTTATTTCTATCCGGGATGATTCCGATGGTGGAGGGGAAGATGGCGATGGTGGGGAGGCTCGGGAAAGAGCTGACGGTGGAACAGGGACAGCAGGCGGCGCGGATCACGCTGCTGAATGCGCTGGCAGTCATCAAGGCCGAGCTTGGCTCGCTCGATCAGGTCCAGCGGATCGTCCGGATCGGCGTCCACGTCGCCTCCGCCGAAGGATTCACCCAGCAACCGGCCGTCGCAAACGGCGCATCGGATCTCCTGGTTCAAATTTTTGGCGATGCTGGCCGGCACGCCCGCCTGGCGCTGGGGGCCGCCGAATTGCCGCTCGGCGCGCCGGTGGAGTTGGAGATGATCGTAGAGATAAGGTGA
- a CDS encoding phosphopentomutase produces the protein MTHAPRKRVILIVLDGVGAGALPDADRYGDAGSDTLGHISRAVALRLPTLEKWGVGRIDDLEGIAPVPHPIAYFGKMAERSAGKDTVIGHWEMTGVITPTPFPTYPNGFPPEVIGPFEAAIGRKVLGNKVASGTEIIKELGAEQMATGAPIVYTSADSVFQIAAHEATLPPEKLWEISRIARDLLKPPHQVARVIARPFIGEPGKFVRTDRRRDFSVAPPGETLLDRLQAARIPVIGIGKIEDIFSGRGISESVHTHDNNDGIDQTVRFIDRTDTGLIFTNLVDFDMLYGHRNDAVGFAKALEEFDRRLPEIVSKMKEGDWLILTADHGNDPLFPGTDHTREYVPLIVFQKGVESGRDLGIRATFADLGQTLAEIFEVGSLPVGKSFLPLIAAPAA, from the coding sequence ATGACGCACGCCCCTCGGAAAAGGGTCATTCTCATTGTCCTCGACGGCGTCGGCGCCGGGGCCCTCCCCGATGCGGACCGGTACGGCGACGCCGGGAGCGATACCCTCGGCCACATATCTCGAGCGGTAGCGCTTCGTCTTCCGACGCTGGAGAAGTGGGGTGTGGGACGAATCGACGATCTCGAAGGGATTGCGCCGGTTCCTCATCCGATCGCCTATTTCGGGAAGATGGCGGAGCGATCGGCGGGGAAAGATACGGTGATCGGCCACTGGGAGATGACGGGGGTGATCACCCCCACCCCTTTCCCCACCTATCCGAACGGCTTTCCGCCGGAAGTGATCGGCCCTTTTGAAGCGGCGATCGGACGGAAGGTCCTCGGAAACAAGGTCGCCTCCGGAACGGAGATCATCAAGGAGCTCGGCGCGGAGCAGATGGCGACCGGGGCGCCGATCGTCTACACCTCCGCCGACTCGGTCTTTCAGATTGCCGCGCACGAGGCGACCCTCCCGCCCGAAAAACTTTGGGAGATCTCCCGGATCGCCCGCGATCTCCTGAAGCCGCCGCACCAGGTTGCGCGGGTCATCGCAAGGCCGTTCATCGGCGAGCCGGGGAAATTCGTCCGGACCGACCGCCGCCGCGATTTCTCCGTCGCCCCGCCGGGCGAGACCCTGCTCGACCGTCTTCAAGCGGCGCGGATTCCGGTCATCGGCATCGGAAAAATCGAAGATATCTTCTCGGGAAGGGGGATTTCGGAATCGGTCCACACCCACGACAACAACGACGGCATCGATCAAACCGTTCGGTTCATCGACCGGACCGACACCGGATTGATCTTCACGAACCTGGTCGACTTCGATATGCTTTACGGCCATCGAAACGATGCCGTCGGATTCGCGAAGGCGCTGGAGGAGTTCGATCGTCGCCTTCCTGAGATCGTCTCGAAGATGAAGGAGGGGGATTGGCTGATTCTCACCGCCGACCATGGGAACGATCCCCTTTTTCCCGGCACCGACCACACGCGGGAGTATGTGCCGCTGATCGTTTTTCAGAAAGGGGTTGAGTCTGGGCGCGATCTCGGGATTCGAGCGACCTTCGCCGACCTGGGACAGACCCTGGCGGAGATCTTTGAGGTCGGGTCGCTGCCGGTTGGAAAGAGCTTCCTTCCGCTGATCGCCGCACCCGCTGCATAA
- the mltG gene encoding endolytic transglycosylase MltG, whose protein sequence is MVKVWITLFSFTLVIAVGAVRGLQFLNHPPSLAETHKVIEITEGATYNSVSELLEREGLITSRIYFRLLGAWTGNEKNIKPGEYGLHTAMRPMELLDLLVRGKILHYQVVIPEGSTARQIAKLLEAAKLTEAEVFMKVVVDPTLMSEFGIEGESLEGYLFPDTYQFPKRTPPHEIVRRMVTQFQAAYDESLRRRADQLRMTQREVVTLASIIEKETGHPSERGLISAVFHNRLKKKMRLQSDPTVIFALTEFDGNIRKRDLGIPSPYNTYRFIGLPPGPIANPGKESLYAALFPASVDYLYFVSKNDGTHVFSKTLREHNNAVNKYQRKRA, encoded by the coding sequence ATGGTCAAGGTTTGGATCACCCTTTTTTCTTTTACCCTCGTCATTGCCGTCGGGGCCGTTCGCGGCCTCCAATTTCTGAATCATCCCCCCTCCCTTGCAGAAACCCACAAAGTCATCGAAATCACCGAAGGGGCCACTTATAACAGCGTCTCCGAGCTTTTGGAGCGCGAGGGGCTGATCACCAGTCGAATTTATTTTCGTCTCCTCGGCGCTTGGACGGGAAATGAAAAAAACATCAAGCCGGGTGAATACGGCCTCCACACGGCGATGCGGCCGATGGAGCTGCTCGATCTCCTCGTGCGAGGCAAGATCCTTCACTATCAGGTGGTGATTCCGGAAGGATCGACCGCCCGGCAGATCGCGAAGCTGCTCGAAGCGGCCAAGCTCACCGAGGCCGAGGTCTTTATGAAAGTCGTGGTCGATCCGACCTTAATGAGTGAGTTCGGGATCGAAGGGGAAAGCTTGGAAGGATATCTCTTTCCCGATACCTACCAGTTTCCAAAGCGAACCCCGCCCCATGAGATCGTCCGGCGAATGGTCACCCAATTTCAGGCGGCCTATGATGAATCACTCCGTAGAAGGGCCGATCAACTCCGCATGACGCAGCGGGAGGTCGTCACCCTCGCTTCGATCATCGAGAAGGAGACGGGGCATCCTTCCGAGCGGGGCCTGATCTCCGCCGTTTTTCACAACCGCCTGAAGAAAAAGATGCGTCTTCAGAGCGATCCGACCGTCATCTTCGCTCTCACTGAATTCGACGGGAATATTCGCAAAAGAGATCTCGGCATCCCCTCTCCTTACAATACCTATCGTTTCATCGGCCTGCCGCCCGGCCCGATCGCGAATCCGGGGAAGGAATCGCTCTATGCCGCCCTTTTTCCGGCTTCTGTCGATTACCTCTATTTCGTTTCCAAAAATGACGGAACCCATGTCTTTTCGAAAACCCTCCGCGAGCACAACAACGCAGTGAACAAGTACCAACGCAAGAGGGCCTGA
- the alaS gene encoding alanine--tRNA ligase, with protein MMTSSEIRSKFIRYFVEHGHTEVPSSPLIPEKDPTLLFTNAGMVQFKAVFLGEEKRPYKRAASSQKSMRAGGKHNDLDNVGQTARHHTFFEMLGNFSFGDYFKKDAIDFAWELLTKEFQLPPARLYATVFRDDDEAAELWKKYLPADRILRLGEKDNFWQMGDTGPCGPCSEILIDQGAQVHPDCPGIGKCDCDRYLEIWNLVFMQYNRDAQGKLTPLPKPSIDTGMGLERITAVCQGVLSNYDTDLFQPIFKAIAERAGQSEQAVRGAMAGRVIADHLRAITFLINDGVIPSNEGRGYVLRRILRRAARFGKQLGFHDPFLHELTGVVIDTMRGPYPDLEQHRKQIAQAVLLEEERFIHTLNQGVQILEGIIAKVKGQGIQVIPGEDLFTLYDTYGFPLDLAAEMAQEAGLGVDETGFNAAMEVQRERARKSWVGAGEEERGAPIYRALVEEIGKSQFTGYEHLEEEVTLLAILKGTERVSSAKGGETVDLVFNPSPFYAEGGGQVGDRGTLSSPTALVEINNTVKPVPDLHLHRTKVVQGTITVGERVHVTVDAEARKNAARNHTGTHILHAVLREVLGDHVKQAGSLVAPDRLRFDFYHFSALTEKEIDRIEARVNERIREDAHVETEVMETKDAIATGAMALFGEKYGEKVRVVRVADFSRELCGGTHCHGAGEIGFFKIVKESSVAAGIRRIEALTGPAAYQHVKNQERVLREVSSLLKTRPEEVAQKAERLNTQLQEKDREIERLKSRAAAPASDPLANARKIGPVSLIAEKISPAEIKDIRAQADRFRDRLKSGVIIVGAPDPKGEKVSIVVMVTPDWASRLSASEIVKGIAGLIEGTGGGKPEMAQAGGKRIEKLDAALEQAVQVIEKLIGGN; from the coding sequence ATGATGACCTCCTCAGAGATCCGTTCAAAATTCATTCGTTACTTTGTCGAGCACGGCCACACCGAGGTGCCGAGCTCCCCGCTGATTCCGGAGAAGGACCCGACCCTCCTCTTCACCAATGCCGGGATGGTTCAGTTCAAGGCGGTCTTTTTAGGGGAGGAAAAGCGTCCCTACAAACGGGCCGCCTCGTCTCAGAAGTCAATGCGCGCCGGCGGAAAACATAACGACCTCGACAACGTCGGCCAGACCGCCCGGCATCACACCTTCTTCGAGATGCTCGGCAATTTCTCCTTCGGCGACTATTTTAAAAAAGATGCGATCGACTTCGCCTGGGAGCTTCTGACGAAGGAATTCCAGCTTCCCCCCGCGCGGCTTTACGCCACTGTCTTTCGGGATGACGATGAAGCGGCCGAGCTTTGGAAGAAGTATCTCCCGGCCGACCGGATCCTCCGGCTCGGCGAGAAAGACAACTTCTGGCAGATGGGAGACACCGGGCCGTGCGGCCCTTGCTCCGAGATCTTGATCGATCAGGGAGCGCAGGTCCATCCCGACTGCCCCGGAATCGGAAAGTGCGACTGCGATCGCTATCTGGAGATCTGGAATTTGGTCTTCATGCAATACAACCGCGATGCCCAGGGAAAGCTGACCCCGCTGCCGAAACCGAGCATCGACACCGGGATGGGATTGGAGCGGATCACAGCGGTCTGCCAGGGAGTCTTGAGCAACTACGATACCGATCTCTTCCAGCCGATTTTCAAGGCGATCGCCGAACGGGCCGGCCAGTCCGAGCAGGCGGTCCGGGGAGCGATGGCGGGACGGGTCATCGCCGATCACCTCCGCGCGATTACTTTTTTGATCAACGACGGCGTAATCCCTTCGAACGAAGGACGCGGCTATGTTCTCCGGCGGATCCTCCGGCGCGCGGCCCGGTTTGGAAAACAGCTCGGATTCCATGATCCTTTTCTCCACGAGCTGACCGGTGTGGTGATCGACACGATGCGCGGCCCCTATCCCGATCTGGAACAGCATCGAAAACAGATCGCGCAGGCGGTTCTCCTGGAAGAAGAGCGGTTCATTCATACGCTGAACCAGGGGGTGCAGATCCTGGAAGGAATCATTGCCAAGGTGAAAGGCCAAGGGATTCAGGTGATCCCGGGAGAAGATCTCTTTACCCTCTACGACACCTACGGCTTTCCGCTCGATCTGGCCGCGGAGATGGCGCAAGAGGCGGGGCTCGGCGTCGACGAGACCGGCTTCAATGCTGCGATGGAAGTCCAACGGGAGCGAGCAAGGAAATCGTGGGTCGGCGCCGGCGAGGAAGAGCGGGGGGCGCCGATCTATCGAGCCTTGGTAGAAGAGATCGGAAAAAGCCAATTCACCGGGTATGAACATCTTGAAGAAGAGGTCACCCTCCTGGCGATTCTGAAAGGAACCGAACGGGTCTCTTCTGCAAAAGGGGGAGAAACCGTCGATCTCGTTTTCAATCCCTCCCCCTTCTACGCGGAAGGAGGAGGACAGGTCGGAGATCGAGGAACCCTCTCGTCACCCACAGCGCTGGTCGAAATCAACAACACCGTTAAACCGGTCCCCGATCTTCATCTTCATCGGACGAAGGTCGTCCAAGGAACGATCACGGTCGGCGAGCGGGTTCATGTGACTGTCGATGCCGAGGCGAGAAAAAATGCGGCGCGGAACCACACCGGAACCCACATCCTTCATGCGGTCCTGCGGGAGGTCCTCGGCGATCATGTCAAACAAGCCGGATCGCTCGTCGCCCCCGACCGCCTTCGGTTCGACTTCTATCACTTCTCCGCGCTGACCGAGAAAGAGATCGACCGGATCGAGGCGCGGGTGAACGAGCGGATTCGAGAAGATGCCCATGTCGAGACCGAGGTGATGGAGACGAAAGACGCGATCGCCACCGGGGCGATGGCCCTCTTCGGCGAAAAATACGGCGAAAAGGTCCGCGTGGTGCGGGTCGCCGACTTCAGCCGGGAGCTCTGCGGCGGCACCCACTGCCACGGCGCGGGGGAGATCGGCTTCTTCAAGATCGTCAAGGAGAGCAGCGTCGCTGCCGGCATCCGCCGGATCGAAGCGCTCACCGGTCCGGCCGCCTATCAGCATGTGAAAAATCAGGAGCGGGTCTTGCGCGAGGTTTCGAGTCTCCTCAAGACGCGGCCGGAAGAGGTCGCCCAGAAAGCGGAGCGGCTGAATACCCAGCTTCAGGAAAAGGATCGGGAGATCGAACGGCTCAAATCGCGCGCGGCGGCGCCCGCGTCCGATCCTCTTGCGAATGCCCGCAAGATCGGACCGGTCTCTCTGATCGCCGAGAAAATCTCCCCGGCGGAAATTAAAGATATCCGGGCGCAGGCCGATCGATTCCGCGACCGGCTCAAATCGGGGGTGATTATTGTCGGTGCGCCAGACCCGAAGGGGGAAAAGGTATCGATCGTCGTGATGGTCACCCCCGACTGGGCCTCGCGTCTTTCGGCCTCGGAAATCGTCAAAGGGATCGCCGGCCTCATCGAGGGAACCGGCGGCGGGAAACCGGAGATGGCCCAGGCCGGCGGCAAGCGGATCGAAAAACTCGACGCCGCCCTGGAGCAGGCCGTCCAGGTGATTGAGAAGCTGATCGGAGGAAATTAA
- a CDS encoding regulatory protein RecX codes for MAESYRSTASRPARRAEAPAAPSGEREAHQTAGASRPADRAKQSAYRLLSYRDRSVKEIETKLAEKGYSEEIIAEVIASLKEANYLDDDRFARQWVRFRTEHRHFGPIRLKRELLEKGISSEEADRAIEGRSEEWDLVEQAEAALRRRFKDASLLHDLKTRQKAYAFLQRKGFNTETIFKVFKMMANPASE; via the coding sequence ATGGCGGAAAGCTACAGGTCGACCGCTTCTAGGCCCGCCCGACGCGCCGAAGCGCCGGCGGCCCCAAGCGGCGAAAGAGAAGCGCATCAAACGGCCGGCGCGTCGCGCCCGGCCGATCGTGCAAAACAGTCCGCCTACCGGCTCCTTTCCTATCGGGATCGGAGCGTCAAAGAGATCGAAACCAAACTCGCCGAGAAGGGTTACTCGGAAGAGATCATCGCGGAGGTGATCGCCTCGCTGAAAGAGGCGAATTATCTCGATGACGATCGCTTCGCCCGGCAGTGGGTCCGCTTCCGCACGGAACACCGCCACTTCGGTCCGATCCGCTTGAAAAGAGAGCTTCTAGAAAAGGGAATCTCCTCGGAAGAAGCCGATCGCGCCATCGAAGGCCGCTCGGAGGAGTGGGACTTAGTCGAGCAGGCGGAAGCGGCCCTCCGGCGGCGATTCAAAGACGCCTCTTTACTCCACGATTTGAAAACCCGGCAGAAAGCCTATGCTTTTTTGCAGCGGAAAGGTTTTAATACGGAGACGATTTTTAAAGTATTTAAGATGATGGCAAACCCGGCATCGGAATAG
- a CDS encoding type IV pilus twitching motility protein PilT, with product MKIDELLKAAMEKGSSDLHLKVGVAPMARVHGSLAPLEKFPKITQEEAISLAFSVMNPQQKEKFKERCEIDFGYGAAGLGRFRVNVFQQRGTIGMVFRVIPTKILSVNDLLLPPIIEKLASEHRGLILVTGTTGSGKSTTLAAMVDYINQNQMVNIMTIEDPIEFLHRDKKGIVSQREIGHDTESFSVALRSALRQDPDVILVGEMRDFETISTALTAAETGHLVMSTLHTLDAVETINRIISVFPPYQQKQVRLQLASVLRGIISQRLVPKADGRGRVPAVEVLVATQTIREAIIDPEKTRRVHDVLAVGGTQYGMQTFDQSLYHLYKQQLISYEEALKWTSNPEDFALKVKGIQSTSESWEESNDQADGGKLQVDRF from the coding sequence ATGAAAATCGATGAGCTGTTGAAGGCCGCGATGGAGAAAGGCTCGTCCGACCTTCATTTGAAGGTCGGCGTCGCCCCAATGGCCCGGGTCCATGGATCGCTCGCTCCATTGGAGAAATTTCCAAAAATCACACAGGAAGAGGCGATCAGCCTCGCCTTTTCCGTGATGAACCCGCAGCAGAAGGAGAAGTTCAAAGAGCGGTGCGAGATCGACTTCGGCTACGGCGCGGCCGGCTTGGGGCGGTTCCGCGTCAACGTCTTTCAGCAGCGGGGGACGATCGGGATGGTCTTCCGTGTCATTCCGACCAAGATCCTCTCGGTCAACGATCTGCTCCTCCCCCCGATCATTGAGAAGCTGGCGTCGGAACATCGCGGTTTAATCTTGGTGACCGGAACCACCGGGAGCGGAAAATCGACTACGTTGGCCGCCATGGTTGATTACATCAACCAGAACCAGATGGTCAACATCATGACGATCGAAGACCCGATCGAGTTTTTGCACCGGGACAAGAAGGGGATCGTCAGCCAGCGGGAGATCGGCCACGATACCGAGTCATTTAGCGTCGCCTTGCGCTCCGCGCTGCGTCAGGACCCCGATGTGATTCTGGTGGGGGAGATGCGCGACTTCGAGACGATCTCGACGGCGCTCACGGCGGCCGAGACCGGGCATCTGGTGATGAGCACCCTGCATACGCTCGATGCGGTCGAGACGATCAATCGGATCATTTCGGTCTTCCCGCCGTACCAGCAGAAGCAGGTCCGGTTGCAGCTTGCCTCGGTCCTTCGGGGGATCATTTCACAGCGCCTGGTCCCCAAAGCGGACGGACGCGGGCGGGTCCCTGCGGTGGAGGTCTTGGTCGCCACCCAGACGATTCGGGAGGCGATCATCGATCCCGAAAAAACGCGGCGGGTTCACGACGTCCTCGCCGTCGGCGGAACGCAGTATGGGATGCAAACCTTCGATCAGTCGTTGTATCATCTTTATAAACAGCAATTGATCAGCTACGAAGAGGCACTGAAGTGGACGAGCAATCCGGAAGACTTCGCGCTGAAGGTCAAGGGGATTCAGTCGACGAGTGAGAGCTGGGAGGAATCGAACGATCAAGCGGATGGCGGAAAGCTACAGGTCGACCGCTTCTAG
- the recA gene encoding recombinase RecA → MAERELKERESQRGKALELAMSQIEKQFGKGAIMKLGADEISANIPVISSGSLGLDIALGVGGLPRGRVIEIFGPESSGKTTLSLHAIAEAQKAGGAAAFIDAEHALDIHYAGRLGVKVDDLLVSQPDTGEQALEIAETLVRSGALDIIVIDSVAALVPRAEIEGEMGDSHMGLQARLMSQALRKLTAAISKSQTTVIFINQIRMKIGVMFGNPETTTGGNALKFYSSVRLDIRRIEAIKEGQEVTGNRVRVKVVKNKIAPPFRQAEFDVLFNVGVSKLGEILDLGVEKKIVEKSGAWYSYKGDRMGQGRDQSINYLKENPAAAATIELAIREVSGLPTNGKKEPVAPAPALAAERTKVKA, encoded by the coding sequence ATGGCAGAGCGAGAATTAAAGGAGAGAGAGAGCCAGCGAGGAAAAGCGCTTGAGCTGGCAATGTCGCAGATCGAGAAGCAGTTCGGTAAAGGGGCGATCATGAAATTGGGGGCCGATGAGATTTCGGCCAATATTCCCGTGATCTCAAGCGGATCGCTGGGACTCGATATCGCCTTGGGAGTCGGCGGACTTCCCCGCGGACGGGTCATCGAGATCTTCGGACCGGAGTCGTCCGGAAAGACGACCCTCTCTCTTCATGCCATTGCCGAAGCGCAAAAGGCGGGAGGGGCCGCCGCGTTTATCGATGCGGAACATGCCCTCGACATTCACTACGCCGGACGCCTGGGGGTGAAGGTCGATGACCTCCTTGTCTCTCAGCCCGACACGGGAGAGCAGGCATTGGAGATCGCGGAGACCCTCGTTCGGAGCGGCGCCCTCGACATCATCGTGATCGACTCCGTGGCCGCCCTGGTTCCCCGCGCTGAAATCGAGGGGGAGATGGGAGACTCCCATATGGGTTTGCAGGCCCGATTGATGTCGCAGGCGCTTCGGAAGCTGACTGCGGCGATCTCGAAGTCGCAGACCACCGTGATCTTCATTAACCAGATCCGGATGAAGATCGGCGTGATGTTCGGAAACCCGGAGACGACCACCGGCGGAAATGCGCTGAAGTTCTACTCCTCGGTCCGGCTCGACATCCGACGCATCGAGGCGATCAAAGAAGGCCAAGAGGTGACCGGAAACCGCGTTCGCGTGAAGGTCGTCAAAAACAAGATCGCTCCCCCCTTCCGGCAGGCCGAATTCGACGTTCTCTTCAACGTCGGCGTCTCCAAACTGGGGGAGATCCTCGATCTGGGGGTTGAAAAGAAGATCGTCGAAAAGAGCGGGGCCTGGTATTCCTACAAGGGAGACCGGATGGGACAGGGCCGGGACCAATCGATCAATTATCTGAAGGAGAATCCGGCCGCCGCAGCGACGATCGAGTTGGCGATCCGGGAAGTCAGCGGCCTTCCGACGAACGGAAAGAAAGAGCCGGTCGCCCCGGCGCCGGCCTTGGCCGCAGAGCGGACCAAAGTGAAAGCTTAA
- the thpR gene encoding RNA 2',3'-cyclic phosphodiesterase, translating to MRIRLFIALPISEEIRKRCEALEEIGRQKASSIRWVDPEQIHLTLFFLGWTDPALQPRIEAQIRESAREATPFSTQITGLGVFPKPSSPKVFWAGVSNEPPLLALQQNLSARMAALGFSIETRPYRPHLTLGRIKGPVPETFTRWVAEGNGLQIGRCEMESVTLMESRMRPEGSVYSPLFTTALGGAPRERVMGF from the coding sequence ATGAGAATTCGTCTTTTTATTGCCTTGCCGATCTCGGAAGAAATACGAAAGCGCTGCGAGGCGCTGGAAGAGATCGGCCGGCAAAAGGCTTCTTCCATTCGCTGGGTCGATCCGGAACAGATTCATCTGACCCTCTTCTTTTTGGGTTGGACCGACCCGGCCCTGCAGCCGAGAATTGAAGCGCAGATTCGGGAGTCGGCCCGTGAGGCGACGCCCTTCTCCACCCAGATCACCGGATTAGGGGTCTTTCCGAAACCCTCCTCTCCCAAGGTCTTCTGGGCCGGCGTCTCGAATGAGCCGCCGCTCCTTGCCCTGCAGCAGAATCTCTCGGCGCGGATGGCGGCGTTGGGATTTTCCATCGAGACCCGCCCCTATCGGCCGCATCTCACGTTGGGTCGAATCAAAGGGCCGGTCCCCGAAACCTTTACACGCTGGGTCGCGGAGGGAAACGGGCTCCAAATCGGACGTTGTGAAATGGAGAGCGTCACCCTGATGGAAAGCCGGATGAGACCGGAAGGATCGGTTTATAGCCCGCTGTTTACCACGGCGCTGGGGGGAGCCCCTCGAGAACGGGTCATGGGGTTTTGA
- a CDS encoding CinA family protein — MEIREGKTLEEIIGKLLLQQKKWLAIAESCTGGGIAARMTRIPGSSRYFDSACVTYSNRSKEKLLGVPNALLAEKGAVSAEVAAAMAEGIRKKAGVDLGLSVTGIAGPDGGSPQKPVGLVYIALSDGRETIPEQFQFHGDRETIQAEAVQTALEKVRRYLTRG; from the coding sequence ATGGAAATCCGAGAGGGAAAAACCCTGGAAGAGATCATCGGGAAACTTCTCCTGCAGCAGAAAAAATGGCTGGCGATCGCCGAGTCGTGCACCGGAGGAGGGATCGCCGCCCGGATGACCCGTATCCCGGGCAGCTCCCGCTATTTCGATTCGGCCTGTGTGACCTACAGCAACCGATCCAAAGAGAAGCTGCTGGGGGTCCCAAACGCCCTTCTGGCAGAGAAGGGGGCGGTCAGCGCGGAGGTCGCCGCCGCGATGGCCGAAGGAATCCGGAAAAAGGCGGGGGTCGATCTCGGCCTCTCGGTCACCGGGATCGCCGGGCCGGACGGGGGAAGTCCTCAGAAGCCGGTCGGGTTGGTCTACATCGCCCTCTCGGATGGCCGCGAAACCATTCCCGAGCAGTTCCAATTTCACGGCGATCGAGAAACGATCCAAGCCGAGGCGGTGCAGACGGCGCTGGAGAAAGTGAGAAGATATCTCACCCGCGGTTAA
- a CDS encoding phosphatidylglycerophosphatase A: protein MKTKQKEARSEQDALSKMDGNASDRDPSPKWARWIATGFGVGYFPIMPGTLGSLLGFSFFLALRPLPPVLYLFTLIAFIFLGVHTAGLSESFFQKKDASEIVIDEIVTMMGVLFLIPPSVGWWFAGLIAFRVFDILKPPPCRRLERLPGGWGVMADDLLAGAYTIVFLQLLALILNDIPGG, encoded by the coding sequence ATGAAGACAAAACAAAAGGAGGCGCGCTCCGAACAAGACGCCCTCTCAAAAATGGACGGGAACGCCTCGGATCGAGATCCCTCTCCGAAATGGGCGCGCTGGATTGCAACCGGCTTCGGCGTCGGCTATTTCCCCATCATGCCGGGAACCCTCGGCAGCCTCCTCGGTTTCTCCTTCTTTCTCGCCCTTCGCCCCCTCCCGCCGGTTCTCTATTTATTCACCCTCATCGCATTCATCTTTTTGGGGGTCCATACGGCCGGTTTATCCGAATCGTTCTTTCAGAAAAAAGATGCATCCGAAATTGTGATCGACGAGATTGTGACGATGATGGGGGTCCTTTTTCTGATTCCTCCGTCGGTCGGATGGTGGTTCGCCGGTCTGATTGCCTTTCGCGTTTTTGATATCCTCAAACCCCCTCCCTGCCGGCGATTGGAGCGGCTTCCGGGAGGATGGGGGGTCATGGCCGACGACCTCCTGGCCGGCGCCTACACGATCGTCTTCCTTCAACTGCTCGCACTAATCCTCAACGATATACCGGGGGGTTAA